A single Pedobacter sp. PACM 27299 DNA region contains:
- a CDS encoding outer membrane beta-barrel family protein, whose amino-acid sequence MKTKLQPVFTILLIGILLMVHKTAVAQNSPNTYPLSGKIVDSISRQPLSLITIRLKNDKNEQLKALVTKDSGTFTFPALQEKSYWISITAIGYQQKILHIAVLNKGSQLGTILLQPQVNSLKDVAIISERPIIQHQPDRIIYDLQADPESKGSSVLGMIHKIPFLSLDGSDRVLLKGNSSYQVLINGKPSSIVNGNLSAILSSMPAATIQKIEVITTPPSKYDAEGLAGIINIITNKKLSDGYKGSLNLNGSGPVGGPGAGGSFTAKLGRFGISAFAGAGISHSPATSFQNNRTSSDQSLSSLQQHGFSTSDQRNGYFGTELSYEIDSLQLISGQFNSNGNRTKGNQYTTAFLARENMAVQRYNFANQHIDHSYGTDAAINYQLGFKSTKNQFLTLSYRYIDNPGDQYTKVDFSNQLNHNTADYQQNGQQQFKEQTAQLDFTSRMKRINIETGLKAIFRKSGSDFEYDSLAERSGQFEPVPSLSDQYQHTQNVFSVYNAYQLALDQWNFSLGLRLEHTIMRASFLSSGAIANQSYNQLLPAIAIGKNFKNGSSLNFGWSQRIRRPGINRLNPYTDRSNPNIESTGNPNLRPVLMNSLQTGFSSNKKLSVNLALDYSFMNNLDLKISSYDPENQVTSTTFANVGKAKSLGMNFNFAYPITKWYHLGINGQVMYLWLSGPSDGVIVNNDRYTYFLSLSNALNMISGWRVNANLNIISRNPNGLQGSSNGLISTEIGLNKEILKDKLGFAIGLKNPFTKYRNSSNEWFGYNFQQFSSSQEYFRSFRISLNYNFGGLKNGLKKSKNEIRNDDLSN is encoded by the coding sequence ATGAAAACCAAACTCCAGCCAGTCTTTACAATTCTCCTCATCGGCATACTTTTAATGGTGCATAAAACTGCAGTTGCTCAAAACAGCCCCAATACTTACCCGCTTTCTGGCAAAATAGTAGATTCGATTAGTCGGCAGCCACTGTCGTTGATCACCATCAGGTTGAAGAATGATAAAAATGAACAACTAAAGGCATTGGTTACAAAAGATAGCGGGACATTTACCTTTCCAGCATTACAAGAAAAGTCTTACTGGATCAGCATTACCGCAATTGGTTATCAGCAAAAAATCCTTCATATCGCCGTTTTAAACAAGGGAAGTCAACTGGGTACCATCTTGTTGCAACCGCAGGTCAATTCTTTAAAAGATGTGGCTATTATTTCGGAGAGGCCGATCATACAGCATCAGCCAGACCGCATTATTTATGATTTGCAGGCTGATCCGGAAAGCAAAGGCAGCAGCGTCCTTGGCATGATCCATAAAATCCCTTTCCTCTCCTTAGATGGCAGCGACCGGGTCTTATTGAAGGGAAACTCGAGCTATCAGGTACTGATCAATGGCAAACCTTCCAGTATCGTAAATGGCAACCTCAGCGCCATACTCAGTAGTATGCCTGCCGCTACCATTCAAAAAATCGAAGTGATCACTACTCCTCCTTCAAAATATGATGCAGAAGGTCTTGCAGGCATCATCAACATCATCACCAATAAAAAACTAAGTGATGGCTACAAAGGCAGTTTGAATTTGAATGGCAGCGGACCAGTTGGCGGGCCAGGCGCCGGTGGCTCATTTACGGCTAAATTGGGGCGATTTGGAATCTCCGCCTTTGCAGGAGCAGGTATTTCTCACAGTCCAGCAACCAGTTTCCAAAACAACAGAACAAGTTCAGATCAAAGTTTATCCAGTCTTCAGCAACATGGATTCAGTACCTCAGATCAGCGTAACGGCTATTTTGGAACGGAGCTCAGCTATGAAATTGATTCTCTGCAATTAATTTCAGGTCAATTTAACAGCAATGGCAACCGTACAAAAGGAAATCAATACACCACTGCTTTTTTAGCAAGGGAAAACATGGCCGTACAGCGCTATAATTTTGCAAATCAGCATATTGATCATTCCTATGGGACGGATGCCGCAATTAATTATCAGTTAGGTTTCAAATCCACCAAAAACCAATTCCTTACCCTTTCTTACAGATATATCGACAATCCAGGAGATCAGTATACGAAAGTTGACTTTTCGAATCAGCTGAACCACAACACGGCCGACTACCAGCAAAATGGACAGCAGCAATTTAAAGAGCAGACCGCTCAACTAGATTTTACAAGCCGGATGAAAAGAATCAATATTGAAACGGGTTTAAAAGCCATTTTTAGAAAAAGCGGAAGTGATTTTGAATACGATTCATTAGCCGAACGATCAGGGCAGTTTGAACCAGTTCCCTCCCTTTCGGATCAGTATCAGCATACACAAAACGTTTTTAGTGTATACAATGCCTATCAACTGGCCTTAGACCAATGGAATTTTAGCCTGGGCCTTCGATTGGAGCATACCATAATGCGGGCCAGCTTCCTATCTTCAGGAGCCATTGCAAATCAGAGCTACAACCAGCTACTCCCTGCTATAGCCATTGGTAAAAACTTTAAGAATGGCAGCAGCCTCAATTTCGGATGGTCTCAAAGGATCAGGCGACCAGGAATAAACAGGCTTAATCCTTACACCGACAGATCAAATCCAAATATAGAATCCACAGGCAATCCGAATCTTCGACCGGTATTGATGAATAGTTTACAGACTGGTTTTAGCAGCAACAAAAAATTATCAGTAAATCTTGCGCTGGACTATTCGTTCATGAACAACCTGGACCTTAAAATCAGCAGTTATGATCCCGAAAATCAGGTCACCAGTACGACTTTCGCCAATGTGGGTAAAGCTAAAAGTTTGGGTATGAATTTCAACTTTGCATACCCTATTACCAAGTGGTATCATTTGGGTATAAACGGTCAGGTGATGTACCTGTGGTTATCAGGACCAAGTGATGGGGTTATCGTGAATAACGATCGCTACACCTATTTCCTATCCTTATCTAATGCGTTGAATATGATCAGTGGATGGCGCGTAAATGCAAACTTAAATATCATCAGCCGCAATCCCAATGGTTTACAAGGCAGTTCAAATGGGCTAATCAGTACTGAGATCGGACTAAACAAGGAAATCCTTAAAGACAAACTGGGTTTTGCGATAGGTCTCAAGAATCCATTTACAAAATACCGTAATTCCAGTAATGAATGGTTTGGCTATAATTTCCAGCAATTCAGCAGTAGTCAGGAGTATTTCCGCAGCTTCCGGATCAGTCTGAATTATAATTTTGGTGGTCTAAAGAACGGATTGAAAAAGAGTAAAAACGAAATCAGAAATGATGATTTGTCGAACTAA
- a CDS encoding RNA polymerase sigma factor has protein sequence MKEDFHAFEQLVKAHKKLVFFVINRLVYGLQDKEDICQEVFIKVYKSLPHFKFESKLSTWIARIAYLTAVNYIKKYKKGFESEYPDHIDQYHFTEETPELVFSKKNISEYINQLIAQMPLPYRTAITLYHLNEFSCKEIEQITGTPEGTVKSNLFRARKLLKEKIEKDFKNEPL, from the coding sequence ATGAAGGAAGATTTCCATGCTTTTGAGCAACTGGTCAAAGCGCATAAAAAACTGGTATTCTTTGTGATTAATCGCCTTGTATATGGCCTACAGGACAAAGAAGATATTTGTCAGGAAGTTTTTATTAAGGTATATAAAAGTCTGCCGCATTTTAAATTTGAATCTAAACTATCTACCTGGATTGCTCGTATCGCCTATTTAACCGCCGTCAACTATATTAAGAAGTATAAAAAAGGGTTCGAATCGGAATATCCTGATCATATTGACCAGTACCATTTTACAGAAGAAACTCCGGAACTGGTCTTCAGTAAAAAGAATATCTCGGAGTACATCAACCAGCTGATTGCTCAAATGCCTTTACCATACCGAACTGCTATCACTTTATATCATCTGAATGAATTCAGCTGTAAGGAGATTGAACAGATTACCGGTACGCCTGAAGGAACCGTAAAAAGCAATTTGTTCCGGGCAAGAAAACTGCTGAAAGAAAAAATAGAGAAAGATTTTAAAAACGAACCATTATGA
- a CDS encoding DUF5074 domain-containing protein, with product MNIKQTIVAMFCLGILAVSCKKEETEIARLTYQAESDSLMTVKAGKELILAPQIIGKTSRYQWVENGKDVASTATYTFKKAEPGIYNIEFTVENDKGKTSLNYRVKVLGPYGDGVLLLSYTDETGFGNSSLSHIDEDGTIQLNIFSKANPGAALSPEANSLYYFNNQYYITSSSGPNFLSVVDAQTMKLNYVVNKSAASEVTYFATTDGKTGYVNVTNRRKSGLYTVDLTNKSISSTILEGSKEVSLVPINTVNQTIVTGAGKQLIKVEGGKVVVLNSYKENVAGVVRSGDNSYWVGVQGSTANKAKFVKLDKSNKGVDSVELSANFKVPANGILTSGGKDEYLYWQETSRGVICRFNTRTKTAEEFVDHANAGIIFATSWKVNPKNGELYVADSPEIFSGGEPFSNLFIFDKTGKLRKEVKKAGYQITDIVFPQ from the coding sequence ATGAATATAAAACAAACCATAGTAGCAATGTTTTGCCTGGGAATACTTGCCGTATCCTGCAAAAAAGAAGAAACAGAAATCGCCAGATTAACCTATCAGGCGGAGAGCGACAGTCTGATGACCGTTAAGGCAGGGAAGGAGTTGATCCTTGCACCTCAAATCATAGGTAAAACCAGCCGATATCAATGGGTAGAGAATGGAAAGGATGTCGCGAGTACCGCAACTTATACCTTTAAAAAAGCTGAACCAGGAATTTACAATATCGAGTTTACGGTAGAGAATGATAAAGGTAAAACTTCCCTTAATTATCGTGTAAAAGTGCTTGGTCCTTACGGCGATGGAGTTTTACTGTTAAGTTATACCGATGAAACTGGCTTTGGGAATTCTAGTTTATCACACATCGATGAAGATGGAACCATTCAGCTGAACATTTTTTCAAAGGCTAACCCTGGTGCTGCTTTATCCCCGGAAGCAAACAGCTTATATTACTTCAATAATCAATACTACATCACCTCTTCTTCAGGACCAAATTTCCTGAGCGTTGTAGATGCACAAACTATGAAGTTAAACTATGTAGTTAATAAATCTGCTGCGAGCGAAGTGACTTATTTTGCCACAACAGACGGAAAAACAGGTTATGTAAATGTAACCAATCGTAGGAAATCAGGTCTGTACACAGTTGATCTCACCAATAAAAGTATTAGCTCAACGATTCTGGAAGGAAGCAAGGAAGTATCGCTGGTACCCATCAATACAGTGAATCAGACCATTGTTACTGGAGCCGGTAAACAGCTGATAAAAGTAGAAGGCGGCAAAGTTGTGGTATTGAATAGCTATAAAGAAAATGTGGCTGGAGTAGTCAGAAGTGGCGATAACAGCTATTGGGTAGGCGTTCAGGGAAGTACGGCTAACAAAGCCAAATTCGTCAAGCTAGACAAAAGCAATAAAGGAGTAGACTCCGTGGAACTGTCCGCTAATTTCAAAGTTCCTGCAAATGGCATCCTGACCTCAGGTGGAAAAGACGAATATTTGTACTGGCAGGAAACCTCCAGAGGTGTAATCTGCAGATTTAATACGCGTACTAAAACAGCAGAGGAATTTGTAGATCATGCAAATGCTGGGATCATATTTGCCACGAGCTGGAAAGTCAACCCTAAAAATGGAGAACTTTATGTCGCTGATAGCCCGGAGATATTCTCT